The Pantoea sp. At-9b genome includes a window with the following:
- a CDS encoding aspartate:alanine antiporter, protein MNINVADLLSGNDVLLLFVVLALGLCLGKLRLGSVQLGNSIGVLVVSLILGEQHFAINTAALSLGFMLFIFCVGVEAGPNFFSIFFRDGKNYFILAIVMVVSALLLALMLGKVFGWDIGLTAGMLAGAMTSTPVLVGAGDTLRHSISDNQQLNLMQDHLSLGYAITYLVGLVSLIFGARYLPRLQHQDLPTCAQQIARERGLDADSQRKVFLPVIRAYRVGPELVEWSGGKNLRELGIHRQTGCYIERLRRNGILASPDGDAQLQLGDEISLVGYPDAHARLDPSFRNGKEVFDRDLLDMRIVTEEIVVKNHNAVNKRLNHLKLTDHGCFLNRVIRSQIEMPIDDSIMLNKGDVLQVSGEARRVKSLADRIGFIAIHSQMTDLLAFCAFFIIGLMIGMITFQFSNFSFGIGNAAGLLFAGIMLGFLRANHPTFGYIPQGALTMVKEFGLMVFMAGVGLSAGSGLQHGLGSEGALMLLSGLLVSLVPVVICYLFGAYVLRMNRALLFGAIMGARTCAPAMEIISDTARSNIPALGYAGTYAIANVLLTLAGTLIVIIWPILPL, encoded by the coding sequence GTGAATATTAACGTCGCAGATTTGTTAAGCGGAAATGACGTCCTGTTATTATTTGTGGTTTTAGCCCTCGGCCTCTGCCTGGGTAAATTACGACTTGGCTCTGTCCAGCTCGGAAATTCCATTGGCGTATTAGTGGTATCGCTTATTTTAGGTGAACAACATTTCGCCATAAATACCGCCGCCCTGAGCCTCGGTTTTATGCTGTTTATTTTTTGTGTCGGTGTCGAAGCAGGCCCCAACTTTTTTTCGATTTTTTTCCGTGACGGCAAAAACTATTTTATCCTGGCGATTGTGATGGTGGTCAGCGCCCTGCTGCTGGCGTTGATGCTGGGCAAAGTGTTCGGCTGGGATATTGGCCTGACCGCCGGTATGCTGGCCGGTGCCATGACGTCGACGCCGGTGTTGGTTGGTGCCGGGGACACCCTGCGGCATAGCATCAGCGACAATCAGCAACTGAACCTGATGCAGGACCATCTCAGCCTTGGCTATGCCATTACCTATCTGGTCGGTCTGGTCAGCCTGATATTCGGCGCACGCTACCTGCCGCGTTTGCAACATCAGGATCTGCCGACCTGCGCCCAGCAAATCGCGCGGGAACGCGGTCTGGATGCTGACAGCCAGCGTAAAGTTTTCCTGCCGGTGATCCGTGCTTATCGTGTGGGACCTGAGTTGGTGGAATGGAGCGGTGGCAAAAACCTGCGTGAGTTGGGCATCCATCGCCAGACCGGTTGTTACATCGAACGTCTGCGCCGCAACGGCATTCTTGCCAGCCCGGATGGGGATGCGCAACTGCAACTCGGTGACGAGATTTCATTGGTCGGCTATCCCGATGCCCATGCCCGCCTCGACCCCAGTTTCCGTAACGGTAAAGAGGTGTTCGATCGCGATCTGCTGGATATGCGTATCGTGACTGAAGAGATTGTGGTGAAGAACCACAACGCGGTGAATAAACGTCTCAATCACCTGAAGCTGACCGATCATGGCTGCTTCCTCAACCGGGTGATCCGCAGCCAGATCGAGATGCCGATTGATGACAGCATTATGCTGAATAAAGGCGATGTGTTGCAGGTGAGCGGCGAGGCACGTCGCGTGAAAAGCCTCGCGGATCGTATTGGCTTTATCGCCATCCACAGTCAGATGACCGATCTGCTGGCCTTCTGTGCTTTCTTTATTATCGGTTTGATGATCGGCATGATCACCTTCCAGTTCAGCAACTTCAGCTTTGGTATCGGCAATGCGGCCGGGCTGCTGTTCGCCGGGATTATGCTGGGTTTCCTGCGCGCCAACCATCCGACTTTTGGTTATATTCCGCAGGGCGCGCTGACAATGGTCAAAGAGTTCGGCCTGATGGTCTTTATGGCGGGAGTCGGCCTGAGTGCAGGCAGCGGCCTGCAACATGGCCTGGGCAGTGAAGGGGCATTGATGCTGCTGAGCGGTTTGCTGGTCAGCCTCGTACCGGTGGTGATTTGCTATCTGTTCGGTGCTTATGTCCTGCGGATGAACCGCGCACTGTTGTTCGGCGCCATTATGGGCGCACGCACCTGCGCCCCGGCGATGGAGATTATCAGCGATACCGCGCGCAGCAATATTCCGGCGCTGGGCTATGCCGGAACCTATGCCATTGCTAACGTGCTACTGACGCTGGCGGGTACGCTGATCGTCATCATTTGGCCGATTTTGCCCTTATAA
- the ybjM gene encoding inner membrane protein YbjM, whose protein sequence is MSQRNNRWPASVLGVMLYTLVFIFAHHFWVSPGEQSIGGQPELLLFLLPGMLVALLQPESPLKSTLWVALAGTVLGMLWVLLVLDLRHNGWMVMWGLSALFWAGCGALLVRLLRIMLAMRS, encoded by the coding sequence ATGTCGCAGCGTAATAATCGCTGGCCTGCATCGGTGCTGGGCGTAATGCTATATACGCTGGTGTTTATTTTTGCCCACCACTTTTGGGTCTCGCCGGGTGAACAGTCGATCGGTGGTCAGCCTGAGTTGTTGCTGTTTTTGCTGCCGGGCATGCTGGTGGCGCTACTGCAACCTGAAAGTCCATTAAAAAGCACGCTGTGGGTGGCACTGGCGGGAACGGTGCTCGGTATGCTGTGGGTGCTGCTGGTGTTGGACCTTCGTCACAATGGCTGGATGGTCATGTGGGGATTGAGTGCGTTGTTCTGGGCGGGATGTGGTGCGTTGCTGGTGCGTCTGCTGCGCATCATGTTGGCGATGCGGTCCTGA
- a CDS encoding GrxA family glutaredoxin encodes MFAVIFGRPGCPYCVRAQELAAKLTTERDDFNYQYVDIQVEGITKADLEARAGKPVTTVPQIFLDQQHIGGYTDFAAWTKENLDFAV; translated from the coding sequence ATGTTTGCAGTGATTTTTGGTCGTCCCGGCTGCCCTTACTGCGTTCGCGCCCAGGAACTGGCCGCCAAACTGACCACCGAGCGTGACGATTTTAACTATCAATACGTCGACATTCAGGTGGAAGGCATTACCAAAGCCGATCTGGAAGCCCGTGCGGGTAAACCGGTCACCACCGTGCCACAGATTTTCCTCGACCAGCAGCATATCGGTGGTTATACCGATTTCGCCGCCTGGACTAAAGAGAACCTGGATTTCGCGGTATAA
- a CDS encoding GlxA family transcriptional regulator produces MSALHVVVIASRGFSPFHFSVPLMVFGKAMPQEDLFRVTVAAEQPGLIASDNGLSIQVEHGLASLAEADIVIVPFWQHPEEQPSAALSGALIDAWQGGAEVVGLCLGAYVLAYSGLLDHRRAATHWEFEQDFAARFPQIQLDSNALYTRDERLITSAGTAAGIDCCLHLVREHYGTAIANRVARRMVIPPYREGGQAQFIERAVPDTTRDSQINDLIDYLRHHLDKPHDVASLAHAVNMSRRTLTRHFSRATGMTPAEWLSAERLRRSQELLETTDHSIEVVASLAGYQSPISFRQRFKAHFNVSPREWRRTFRGPGGQI; encoded by the coding sequence ATGTCTGCATTGCATGTGGTGGTGATAGCCAGTCGGGGGTTCAGCCCGTTCCACTTTTCGGTGCCATTAATGGTGTTTGGTAAAGCCATGCCGCAGGAGGACCTGTTCCGGGTGACGGTTGCCGCAGAACAACCCGGGTTGATTGCGTCTGACAATGGTCTCTCCATCCAGGTAGAACACGGCCTGGCATCGCTTGCCGAAGCCGATATCGTGATAGTGCCGTTCTGGCAACATCCGGAAGAACAGCCGTCAGCCGCTTTATCAGGCGCATTAATTGACGCCTGGCAAGGTGGCGCGGAAGTCGTGGGGCTCTGCCTTGGTGCCTATGTGCTGGCATATAGCGGGTTGTTGGATCACCGCCGGGCGGCCACGCATTGGGAATTTGAACAGGATTTCGCCGCACGCTTCCCACAAATTCAGTTGGACAGCAACGCGCTCTATACCCGCGACGAACGTTTGATCACCTCAGCAGGCACCGCTGCCGGAATCGATTGTTGCCTGCATCTGGTGCGCGAACATTATGGCACGGCCATCGCGAATCGGGTCGCCAGAAGAATGGTGATTCCCCCCTATCGCGAAGGCGGCCAGGCGCAGTTTATCGAACGCGCGGTGCCGGACACCACGCGTGATAGCCAGATCAACGACCTGATCGATTATTTACGTCACCACCTTGATAAGCCACACGATGTGGCTTCGCTGGCGCACGCGGTCAACATGAGCAGGCGCACGCTGACGCGCCATTTCTCACGAGCCACCGGCATGACGCCAGCAGAATGGCTGAGTGCCGAGCGCCTGCGGCGCAGTCAGGAATTGCTGGAAACCACCGACCACAGCATTGAGGTGGTTGCCAGCCTGGCGGGTTATCAGTCACCCATTTCATTTCGCCAGCGCTTTAAGGCGCACTTCAACGTCAGCCCCCGCGAATGGCGGCGTACTTTTCGTGGGCCGGGCGGGCAAATCTGA
- a CDS encoding MBL fold metallo-hydrolase, which translates to MQLTQIRNATLRLEYAGVRFLIDPMFADKDAWPGFAGSARAHLRNPLVPLPVSIDELLDVDIILVTHTHQDHWDEAAQQRIPKDRIIYTQNARDADLLRSQGFTHVQALAAENAIAGIVISKTGGQHGSDEAYAIPAVAERLGDACGLVFRHENEKTLYIAGDTVWVKPYVNSLNTFTPQVIVLNIGCATLDGLGAIIMGKEDALRTHQLLPSATIVASHMEAVNHCLLSRAELREFAREQGIEQQIRVPEDGETLNF; encoded by the coding sequence ATGCAACTGACTCAGATTCGTAACGCGACCTTAAGGCTGGAGTATGCCGGTGTGCGCTTCCTGATCGATCCCATGTTCGCTGATAAAGACGCGTGGCCCGGCTTTGCCGGTTCGGCGCGCGCTCATCTGCGTAACCCGCTGGTACCCTTGCCAGTGAGCATCGATGAGCTGCTGGATGTTGACATCATCCTTGTCACCCATACCCATCAGGATCACTGGGATGAGGCCGCGCAACAGCGCATTCCCAAAGACCGCATCATCTATACCCAAAATGCACGCGATGCCGACTTACTGCGTTCACAGGGTTTTACCCACGTACAGGCCCTGGCCGCAGAGAACGCTATTGCAGGCATCGTGATCAGTAAAACCGGGGGCCAGCACGGCAGCGATGAAGCCTATGCCATCCCCGCCGTGGCGGAACGTCTGGGTGATGCCTGCGGCCTGGTTTTCCGTCATGAAAACGAAAAAACGCTGTATATTGCGGGCGATACTGTCTGGGTAAAACCCTATGTTAATAGCCTGAACACCTTTACGCCGCAGGTGATTGTGCTGAATATTGGCTGTGCCACCCTTGACGGCCTTGGTGCCATCATCATGGGTAAAGAGGATGCGCTGCGTACCCATCAGTTACTGCCCTCCGCCACGATCGTCGCCTCACATATGGAAGCGGTGAATCATTGCCTGCTGAGTCGCGCAGAATTACGCGAGTTTGCGCGTGAACAGGGTATTGAACAACAGATCCGCGTGCCGGAAGATGGTGAAACGCTGAACTTTTAA
- a CDS encoding DUF1418 family protein has product MSNLARLPKPVLLLEAVGVIAVIGALALVNDWIAAPAAIGQKTLATLLFFVGIALMLPAAWLMMWRTAKAMAPQLFNQHDKKK; this is encoded by the coding sequence ATGAGCAACCTGGCCCGATTACCAAAGCCGGTACTGTTGCTGGAAGCCGTCGGCGTGATCGCCGTGATTGGCGCACTGGCGCTGGTCAATGACTGGATCGCTGCGCCTGCCGCGATCGGCCAAAAAACGCTGGCGACGCTATTGTTCTTTGTCGGCATTGCGCTGATGCTGCCTGCGGCCTGGTTGATGATGTGGCGCACCGCCAAAGCGATGGCCCCGCAGTTGTTCAATCAACACGACAAAAAGAAGTAA